One window from the genome of Streptomyces sp. WZ-12 encodes:
- the rdgB gene encoding RdgB/HAM1 family non-canonical purine NTP pyrophosphatase encodes MESQTGDRPAPRRLVLATRNNGKITELRAILDAADLDVELVGADAYPDVPDVKETGVTFAENALLKAHALAQATGLPAVADDSGLCVDVLGGAPGIFSARWAGRHGDDQANLDLLLAQLSDIAEEHRAAHFACAAALALPDGTERVVEGALEGVLRRTPAGTGGFGYDPILQPLGEGRTCAELTAAEKNAISHRGKAFRALAPVVRELLG; translated from the coding sequence ATGGAGTCACAAACCGGCGACCGCCCCGCCCCCCGCCGCCTCGTCCTCGCCACCCGCAACAACGGCAAGATCACCGAGCTGCGCGCCATCCTCGACGCGGCCGACCTCGACGTCGAACTCGTCGGCGCGGACGCCTATCCGGACGTCCCCGACGTCAAGGAGACCGGCGTCACCTTCGCCGAGAACGCGCTCCTCAAGGCGCACGCCCTGGCCCAGGCCACCGGCCTGCCGGCCGTCGCCGACGACTCCGGCCTCTGCGTCGACGTCCTCGGCGGCGCCCCCGGCATCTTCTCCGCCCGCTGGGCCGGCCGGCACGGCGACGACCAGGCCAACCTCGACCTGCTGCTCGCCCAGCTCTCCGACATCGCCGAGGAGCACCGCGCCGCCCACTTCGCCTGCGCCGCGGCCCTCGCCCTCCCCGACGGCACCGAACGCGTCGTCGAGGGCGCCCTGGAGGGCGTCCTGCGCCGCACCCCCGCCGGCACCGGCGGCTTCGGCTACGACCCGATCCTCCAGCCGCTCGGCGAGGGGCGGACCTGCGCCGAGCTGACCGCCGCCGAGAAGAACGCGATCAGCCACCGCGGCAAGGCGTTCCGCGCCCTGGCGCCGGTGGTGCGGGAGCTGCTGGGCTGA
- the rph gene encoding ribonuclease PH: MSRIDGRTPEQLRPVTIERGWSKHAEGSVLVSFGDTKVFCTASVTEGVPRWRKGTGEGWVTAEYAMLPRSTNTRGDRESVRGKIGGRTHEISRLIGRSLRAVIDFKALGENTVVLDCDVLQADGGTRTAAITGAYVALADAIGWAQGKKLIKHGRRPLTGTVSAVSVGIVDGVPLLDLCYEEDVRAETDMNVVCTGDGRFVEVQGTAEATPFDRDELNSLLDLAVSGCTALDAAQQKALARTL, encoded by the coding sequence ATGTCTCGTATCGACGGCCGTACCCCTGAACAGCTCCGCCCCGTCACCATCGAACGCGGCTGGAGCAAGCACGCCGAAGGGTCCGTACTGGTCTCCTTCGGCGACACCAAAGTCTTCTGCACCGCCTCCGTCACCGAAGGCGTGCCGCGCTGGCGCAAGGGCACCGGCGAGGGCTGGGTCACCGCCGAGTACGCCATGCTGCCCCGCTCCACCAACACCCGTGGCGACCGGGAGTCCGTCCGCGGCAAGATCGGCGGCCGCACCCACGAGATCTCCCGCCTCATCGGCCGCTCGCTGCGCGCCGTCATCGACTTCAAGGCCCTCGGCGAGAACACCGTCGTCCTGGACTGCGACGTCCTCCAGGCCGACGGCGGCACCCGCACCGCCGCCATCACCGGCGCCTACGTCGCTCTCGCCGACGCGATCGGCTGGGCCCAGGGCAAGAAGCTGATCAAGCACGGCCGCCGCCCGCTGACCGGCACCGTCAGCGCGGTCAGCGTCGGCATCGTCGACGGCGTCCCGCTGTTGGACCTCTGCTACGAGGAGGACGTGCGCGCCGAGACCGACATGAACGTCGTCTGCACCGGCGACGGCCGCTTCGTCGAGGTCCAAGGCACCGCCGAGGCAACGCCGTTCGACCGCGACGAGCTCAACTCCCTGCTGGACCTGGCCGTTTCGGGCTGCACCGCGCTCGACGCCGCCCAGCAGAAGGCGCTGGCCCGCACCCTCTGA
- a CDS encoding MFS transporter produces the protein MPHRSTEDSHLAPDRDLEARRRHWVLFRAIDRRRNPPLRRTDITVTDEPTVRRAVKAAALGNAMEWFDFGIYSYLALTIGKVFFPSGSSTTSLLSSFATFAVAFLVRPLGGAYFGPLGDRIGRKKVLALTMIMMSLGTVCIGLIPSYDTIGLLSPALLIFFRLIQGFSTGGEYGGASTFIAEYAPDKKRGYFGSFLEMGTLIGYTGAAGIVLVLNTVLGPETMVQWGWRLPFLIAGPLGLVGLYLRLRLDETPAFQKFEAAQAHGSTEAHARTEEEPSHLSANHPGKKLGEIFTQNWPAILLCIALVGAYNITDYMLLSYMPTYLTDTLGYNETHGLLVLLVTMVALICLLPTVGKLNDRYGRKPLLMTGMLGFLILAIPAFLLVKMGSLVAVSGGMALLGLSLVCLLGTMSAALPALFPTSVRYGSLSIGYNLAVSLFGGTTPLVITALMDAFDKNVMVPAYYTMGAALVGVVAVAVMKETAQQPLDGSPPSVATEEEARAIIASRTHEPRF, from the coding sequence GTGCCGCACCGCAGTACCGAGGACAGCCACTTGGCGCCGGATCGCGACCTGGAGGCGCGCCGGCGCCACTGGGTGCTCTTCCGCGCCATCGACCGACGCCGCAATCCCCCGCTCCGCCGCACCGACATCACCGTCACCGACGAACCGACCGTCCGCCGCGCGGTCAAGGCCGCCGCGCTCGGCAACGCCATGGAATGGTTCGACTTCGGTATCTACAGCTACCTGGCCCTGACCATCGGCAAGGTCTTCTTCCCCAGCGGCAGTTCCACCACCAGCCTGCTGTCCTCCTTCGCCACCTTCGCCGTGGCCTTCCTCGTACGGCCCCTGGGCGGCGCCTACTTCGGCCCGCTCGGCGACCGGATCGGTCGCAAGAAGGTCCTCGCGCTCACGATGATCATGATGTCGTTGGGCACCGTCTGCATCGGCCTGATCCCGTCCTACGACACCATCGGCCTGCTCTCCCCCGCCCTGCTGATCTTCTTCCGACTGATCCAGGGCTTCTCCACCGGCGGCGAGTACGGCGGGGCCTCCACCTTCATCGCCGAGTACGCCCCCGACAAGAAGCGCGGCTACTTCGGCAGCTTCCTGGAGATGGGCACCCTGATCGGCTACACCGGCGCCGCCGGCATCGTCCTGGTGCTCAACACCGTGCTGGGCCCGGAGACGATGGTCCAGTGGGGCTGGCGCCTGCCGTTCCTGATCGCCGGCCCGCTCGGCCTGGTGGGCCTCTACCTCCGGCTCCGGCTGGACGAGACCCCGGCCTTCCAGAAGTTCGAGGCCGCGCAGGCCCACGGCTCCACCGAGGCCCACGCGCGTACCGAGGAGGAGCCCTCCCACCTCTCGGCCAACCACCCCGGGAAGAAGCTGGGCGAGATCTTCACCCAGAACTGGCCCGCGATCCTGCTGTGCATCGCCCTGGTCGGCGCCTACAACATCACCGACTACATGCTGCTGTCGTACATGCCGACCTACCTGACGGACACCCTCGGGTACAACGAGACCCACGGCCTGCTGGTCCTGCTGGTGACCATGGTCGCCCTGATCTGCCTGCTGCCGACCGTCGGCAAGCTCAACGACCGCTACGGCCGCAAACCCCTCCTGATGACCGGCATGCTGGGCTTCTTGATCCTGGCGATACCCGCGTTCCTCCTGGTCAAGATGGGCTCGCTGGTCGCCGTCTCGGGCGGGATGGCCCTCCTGGGACTCTCCCTGGTCTGCCTGCTGGGCACCATGTCCGCCGCGCTGCCGGCGCTCTTCCCCACCAGCGTCCGCTACGGCTCCCTGTCCATCGGCTACAACCTCGCGGTCTCCCTCTTCGGCGGCACCACCCCGCTGGTCATCACCGCCCTGATGGACGCCTTCGACAAGAACGTGATGGTGCCCGCCTACTACACGATGGGCGCCGCCCTCGTCGGCGTCGTCGCGGTCGCCGTCATGAAGGAGACCGCCCAGCAGCCGCTGGACGGCTCCCCGCCCTCCGTGGCCACCGAGGAGGAGGCCCGCGCCATCATCGCCTCCCGCACCCACGAACCCCGCTTCTGA
- a CDS encoding PTS transporter subunit EIIC — protein MAADAAGARPGKGPAQPVRKRAQALFQGLQKMGRSLQLPIAVLPAAGILNRLGQPDVFGAKGLGWEHVAKVFAGAGGALLDSGLGLPLLFSIGVAIGMAKKSDGSTALAAIAGFLVYYAVLHQFPVRCPTGQTYTQAGLWSGVCVDAAGKATPATFQNPGVFGGIVMGFLSAWCWQRLHRVKLVDWLGFFNGRRLVPIVMAFVGLAFAALCLWVWPPVGDALTSFSHWLTELGAWGSGIFGTANRALLVIGVHQFLNTFVWFQFGSFTTPDGTVVHGDINRFMAGDPTAGQFTTGFFPIMMFALPAAALAIAHCARPHRRREVAGMMLSVGLTSFVTGVTEPVEYSFMFIAPVLYGIHAVLTGTSLAVTWALGVHDSFSFSAGLIDYVINWSLATKPWLIIPIGLCFAAVYYLLFRFVITHFDLATPGREPAEVGDAMERENVK, from the coding sequence ATGGCTGCGGACGCGGCGGGCGCGAGGCCGGGGAAGGGGCCGGCGCAACCGGTCCGGAAGCGGGCGCAGGCGCTGTTCCAGGGCCTGCAGAAGATGGGTCGCAGCCTCCAGTTGCCGATCGCGGTGCTGCCGGCGGCGGGCATCCTCAACCGGCTCGGCCAGCCGGACGTGTTCGGCGCCAAGGGGCTCGGCTGGGAACACGTCGCCAAGGTCTTCGCGGGCGCCGGCGGGGCGCTGCTGGATTCCGGGCTGGGGCTGCCGCTGCTCTTCAGCATCGGCGTGGCCATCGGGATGGCGAAGAAGTCGGACGGCTCGACGGCGCTGGCGGCGATCGCCGGATTCCTCGTCTATTACGCGGTGTTGCACCAATTCCCGGTGCGCTGCCCGACGGGGCAGACCTATACGCAGGCGGGGTTGTGGAGCGGGGTGTGCGTCGATGCCGCGGGGAAGGCGACGCCGGCGACGTTCCAGAATCCGGGGGTTTTCGGCGGCATCGTCATGGGCTTTCTCTCCGCGTGGTGTTGGCAGCGGCTGCACCGGGTGAAGCTGGTGGACTGGCTGGGCTTCTTCAACGGCCGCCGGCTGGTGCCGATCGTGATGGCCTTCGTGGGGCTGGCGTTCGCGGCGCTCTGCCTGTGGGTGTGGCCGCCGGTGGGCGACGCGCTGACCTCCTTCAGTCACTGGCTGACGGAGTTGGGCGCGTGGGGTTCGGGGATTTTCGGGACGGCGAACCGCGCGCTGCTGGTGATCGGGGTGCACCAGTTCCTGAACACCTTCGTCTGGTTCCAGTTCGGGAGTTTCACCACGCCCGACGGCACGGTGGTGCACGGCGACATCAACCGCTTCATGGCCGGCGATCCGACGGCCGGTCAGTTCACCACCGGGTTCTTCCCGATCATGATGTTCGCGCTGCCGGCCGCGGCGCTGGCGATCGCGCACTGCGCCCGCCCGCACCGCCGCAGGGAAGTCGCCGGAATGATGCTCTCGGTCGGGCTGACCTCGTTCGTGACCGGGGTGACCGAGCCGGTGGAGTATTCGTTCATGTTCATCGCCCCGGTGCTGTACGGGATTCACGCGGTGCTGACCGGAACGTCACTCGCGGTCACCTGGGCACTGGGGGTGCACGACAGCTTCAGTTTCTCCGCGGGGTTGATCGACTACGTCATCAACTGGAGCCTGGCGACGAAACCGTGGCTGATCATTCCGATCGGCCTGTGTTTCGCCGCCGTCTACTACCTCCTCTTCCGTTTCGTCATCACGCATTTCGATCTGGCGACGCCGGGGCGGGAGCCGGCCGAGGTCGGTGACGCCATGGAACGGGAGAACGTCAAATAG
- a CDS encoding MBL fold metallo-hydrolase, with protein sequence MKLTVVGCSGSFPSMESACSSYLLEADGFRLLLDMGNGALGELQRHCGLYDLDAVLLSHLHADHCIDMCGYFVVRYYRPDGGRCAPMPVYGPADTERRLTAAHDDLPHEKAMSEVFDFRTLTPGTTTIGPFTVRTERVSHPVEAYGFRIEHGGRTLTYSGDTGPCAALTTLAEGADLFLCEASFTHGKEDIPDLHLNGREAGEHARWAGASRLVLTHIPPWTDPDISVRDAQKVYDGPVEVAKAGAVYEI encoded by the coding sequence ATGAAGCTCACCGTCGTCGGATGCTCGGGGTCGTTCCCCTCCATGGAATCGGCCTGTTCGAGCTACCTCTTGGAGGCCGACGGCTTCAGGCTGCTCCTCGACATGGGCAACGGCGCCCTCGGCGAGTTGCAGCGCCACTGCGGTCTGTACGACCTGGACGCCGTGCTGCTGTCGCACCTGCACGCCGACCACTGCATCGACATGTGCGGCTACTTCGTCGTCCGCTACTACCGCCCGGACGGCGGCCGTTGCGCGCCGATGCCGGTCTACGGACCGGCCGACACCGAGCGCCGACTGACCGCCGCGCACGACGACCTCCCGCACGAGAAGGCGATGAGCGAGGTCTTCGACTTCCGGACGCTGACCCCGGGCACCACGACCATCGGCCCGTTCACCGTGCGCACGGAGCGGGTCAGCCATCCCGTCGAGGCGTACGGCTTCCGGATCGAGCACGGCGGCCGCACCCTGACGTACTCCGGCGACACCGGCCCCTGCGCGGCGCTCACCACTCTGGCCGAGGGTGCCGACCTGTTCCTGTGCGAGGCGTCCTTCACCCACGGCAAGGAGGACATCCCGGACCTCCACCTCAACGGCCGGGAGGCCGGCGAGCACGCCCGGTGGGCCGGCGCGTCCCGGCTGGTGCTGACCCACATCCCGCCGTGGACCGACCCCGACATCAGCGTCCGCGACGCCCAGAAGGTCTACGACGGGCCGGTCGAGGTCGCCAAGGCCGGCGCGGTCTACGAGATCTGA
- a CDS encoding PTS transporter subunit EIIC — MSSATATKAAPAKKRGSGLLQGLQKIGRSLQLPIAVLPAAGILNRLGQPDVFGDKGLHWTAVSKVFAAAGGAVFDNLPLLFCIGVAIGFAKKADGSTALAALVGFLVYSNVLKAFPVTEGHIENGKWVEPVVNNPGVLGGIVMGLLAAVLWQRYHRKKLVDWLGFFNGRRLVPIIMAFVGTAVGVLFLLIWEPVGNAISAFGEWMTGLGAIGAGLFGLINRGLLPIGMHQFVNTVSWFQIGDYTDAAGKVAHGDIGRFFAGDPTAGQFMSGFFPIMMFGLPAAALAIAHAARPERRKAVLGMMISLGLTSFVCGITEPIEFSFMFIAPVLYAIHAVLTAVSMAVTWALGVHDGFTFSAGAIDYLLNWKLATEPWLIIPIGLAFAAIYYLLFRFAIAKFNLPTPGREPEEEVEDLTKA, encoded by the coding sequence ATGAGTTCGGCCACCGCCACGAAGGCGGCCCCCGCAAAGAAGCGGGGATCCGGCCTGTTGCAGGGCCTGCAGAAGATCGGCCGCAGCCTCCAGCTGCCGATCGCCGTCCTGCCCGCAGCCGGCATTCTCAACCGCCTCGGCCAGCCGGACGTCTTCGGCGACAAGGGCCTGCACTGGACCGCCGTCAGCAAGGTCTTCGCCGCCGCCGGCGGCGCGGTCTTCGACAACCTGCCGCTGCTGTTCTGCATCGGCGTGGCCATCGGCTTCGCGAAGAAGGCCGACGGCTCCACGGCGCTCGCCGCCCTGGTCGGCTTCCTGGTCTACAGCAACGTCCTCAAGGCGTTCCCGGTCACCGAGGGACACATCGAGAACGGCAAGTGGGTCGAGCCCGTCGTCAACAACCCCGGGGTCCTCGGCGGCATCGTCATGGGCCTGCTCGCCGCGGTCCTGTGGCAGCGCTACCACCGCAAGAAGCTGGTGGACTGGCTGGGCTTCTTCAACGGCCGCCGGCTGGTCCCGATCATCATGGCCTTCGTCGGCACCGCGGTCGGCGTCCTCTTCCTGCTGATATGGGAGCCGGTCGGCAACGCCATCTCCGCCTTCGGCGAGTGGATGACCGGCCTGGGTGCGATCGGCGCCGGCCTCTTCGGCCTGATCAACCGCGGGCTGCTGCCGATCGGCATGCACCAGTTCGTCAACACCGTCTCGTGGTTCCAGATCGGTGACTACACCGACGCCGCCGGCAAGGTCGCGCACGGCGACATCGGCCGCTTCTTCGCCGGCGACCCGACCGCCGGCCAGTTCATGTCCGGCTTCTTCCCGATCATGATGTTCGGCCTGCCGGCCGCCGCGCTGGCCATCGCGCACGCCGCCCGCCCCGAGCGCCGCAAGGCCGTCCTGGGCATGATGATCTCGCTCGGCCTGACCTCGTTCGTCTGCGGCATCACCGAGCCGATCGAGTTCTCGTTCATGTTCATCGCGCCGGTGCTGTACGCGATCCACGCCGTGCTGACCGCCGTGTCGATGGCCGTCACCTGGGCGCTCGGCGTCCACGACGGCTTCACCTTCTCCGCCGGCGCCATCGACTACCTGCTGAACTGGAAGCTGGCCACCGAACCGTGGCTGATCATCCCGATCGGCCTGGCGTTCGCGGCCATCTACTACCTGCTGTTCCGCTTCGCCATCGCCAAGTTCAACCTCCCCACCCCGGGCCGCGAGCCCGAGGAAGAGGTCGAGGACCTGACCAAGGCGTAG
- a CDS encoding glucose PTS transporter subunit EIIB, whose product MDMASKAEKIVAGLGGLDNIEEVEGCITRLRTEVNDASLVDEAALKAAGAHGVVKMGTAIQVVIGTDADPIAAEIEDMM is encoded by the coding sequence GTGGACATGGCCAGCAAGGCTGAGAAGATCGTCGCCGGGCTCGGCGGGCTCGACAACATCGAAGAGGTCGAGGGCTGCATCACCCGCCTCCGCACCGAGGTCAACGACGCCTCCCTCGTCGACGAGGCCGCTCTCAAGGCCGCCGGCGCCCACGGCGTCGTGAAGATGGGCACCGCGATCCAGGTCGTCATCGGCACCGACGCGGACCCGATCGCCGCCGAGATCGAAGACATGATGTGA